The following coding sequences are from one Xiphophorus couchianus chromosome 7, X_couchianus-1.0, whole genome shotgun sequence window:
- the cdk5r2b gene encoding cyclin-dependent kinase 5 activator 2b — protein sequence MGTVLSISPSSKKASIMDTEAAGDGLKNDKSLKRHSMFVSLSWKKLVANSAKKSAKKVTPNPLPSSQVAHLNSENVRKTHQTEERKPKAPIPVPVPTVPTQNSDSVVQNGRLSTVQKQPSNFSLLSPRRIVIQASTGELLRCLGDFLSRRCYKLKELNSGDIVLWFRNIDRTLLIQGWQDIGFITPANVVFVYLLCQEAITESVSSAAELQGTFQTCLYLAYSYMGNEISYPLKPFIIDSNKDVFWETSLRIIDRLSNKMLQLNADPHFFTEVFQDLKNQRDSSESSLDR from the coding sequence ATGGGCACCGTTCTCTCTATATCTCCTTCCTCAAAGAAGGCATCTATAATGGACACAGAGGCTGCAGGAGACGGATTAAAAAACGACAAGAGCCTCAAACGCCACTCAATGTTCGTGTCCCTCTCCTGGAAGAAGCTGGTGGCCAATTCGGCCAAGAAGAGCGCGAAGAAAGTGACCCCGAACCCGCTGCCGTCCAGCCAAGTGGCCCACCTCAACAGCGAGAACGTCAGGAAGACGCACCAAACCGAGGAAAGGAAGCCAAAAGCGCCCATCCCAGTCCCGGTACCCACGGTACCCACGCAGAACAGCGACAGCGTGGTCCAAAACGGGAGGCTGTCCACGGTTCAGAAGCAACCCAGCAACTTCTCTCTGCTGTCACCCCGGCGGATTGTTATCCAGGCGTCAACCGGGGAGCTGCTTCGCTGTTTGGGGGACTTCTTGAGCCGCAGGTGTTACAAACTGAAAGAGTTAAACAGCGGGGATATTGTCCTCTGGTTCCGAAACATTGACCGGACTCTTTTGATCCAGGGCTGGCAGGACATTGGCTTCATCACGCCGGCCAACGTGGTGTTCGTGTACCTGTTGTGCCAGGAGGCGATCACGGAGAGCGTAAGCAGCGCGGCCGAGCTGCAGGGCACCTTCCAGACCTGCCTCTACCTGGCATACTCCTACATGGGCAACGAGATCTCCTACCCGCTCAAGCCATTCATCATCGACTCAAACAAGGACGTTTTCTGGGAGACGTCGCTCCGGATCATCGACCGGCTGAGCAACAAGATGCTCCAGCTGAACGCGGACCCGCACTTTTTCACCGAGGTTTTCCAGGACCTGAAAAACCAGCGCGATTCCAGCGAGTCCAGCTTGGATCGCTGA